A DNA window from Ictalurus furcatus strain D&B chromosome 22, Billie_1.0, whole genome shotgun sequence contains the following coding sequences:
- the LOC128599308 gene encoding leukotriene B4 receptor 1-like, translated as MQQLNSSNSSLTSPVLTESLIASSVLAVCFILGVPGNIAVMVRLAGWLKGGSFTPRLMLSLAISDLLTLLFLPIWIWALLYGWVFDLFLCKLLSYLVYLSLYCSMLCVMLMSVQRYIQVLHPQKWSKLGRKGKKILLSGMWMLSGVLSSYSLIQRTLSLDKEGHLQCRLHYHNDVERVATLIWEIMIFVFSFPTLTYFYFQLYRGVNNSAFFSSSLMTKLVTRIVACFFIFWVPFQISNIVLIIAVLLGNDSLLKSAEDGSNITGALTFINSCVNPFLYAFSARSLRQHTNEAENT; from the coding sequence ATGCAGCAACTCAACTCATCAAacagctctctcacctctcccGTCTTAACTGAAAGCCTGATTGCCAGTAGTGTGCTGGCAGTTTGCTTCATACTGGGAGTTCCTGGGAACATAGCAGTAATGGTACGTCTTGCTGGATGGCTGAAGGGAGGCAGCTTCACTCCGAGACTGATGCTAAGCCTGGCCATATCAGACCTGCTCACTCTGCTTTTTCTGCCGATTTGGATTTGGGCTCTTCTGTATGGCTGGGTTTTTGACTTGTTCCTGTGTAAGCTTCTGTCCTACTTGGTGTACTTAAGCCTCTACTGTAgcatgttgtgtgtgatgttgatGAGTGTACAGCGATACATACAAGTGCTGCATCCTCAGAAATGGAGCAAGCTTGgcagaaaaggaaagaagatcCTCTTGAGTGGGATGTGGATGTTAAGTGGAGTATTATCATCCTATTCTCTCATACAGCGCACACTAAGCTTGGACAAAGAAGGACACCTTCAATGCCGTCTACACTATCATAATGATGTTGAAAGAGTGGCTACTTTAATCTGGGAGATTATGATATTTGTGTTTTCATTCCCCACACTGACTTACTTCTACTTTCAGCTTTACCGGGGAGTTAATAACTCAGCTTTCTTCAGCAGTAGCTTAATGACAAAGCTGGTGACCAGAATTGTGgcatgtttctttattttttgggtCCCGTTTCAAATCTCCAACATTGTGCTCATCATTGCTGTGTTGCTTGGGAATGATAGCCTGTTAAAATCTGCAGAAGATGGGAGTAATATCACTGGAGCTCTGACTTTCATTAATAGTTGTGTGAACCCCTTTCTGTACGCCTTCTCTGCTCGGTCTCTACGTCAGCACACAAATGAAGCAGAAAATACTTAG
- the LOC128599014 gene encoding leukotriene B4 receptor 1-like has protein sequence MQQLNSSNSSLTSPVSTENLIASSVMAVCFILGVPANIAVMVRLAGWLKGGSFTPRLMLSLAISDVLTLLSLPVWIWSLLHSWVFGLFLCKLLSYLVYFSLYCSILCVMLMSVQRYIQVLHPQEWKKLGRKGKKILVSGMWILSGVLSSYALVQRNLSKDSEGLLHCKRCYRNDVERVATLIWEIILFVILFLTLSYLYFQLYRGVNKSAFFSSNLMTKLVTRIVACFFIFWVPFQISNIVLIIAVLLGNDSLLKSADSGDNIAIALTFINSCVNPFLYAFSARILHQQTAGIENA, from the coding sequence ATGCAGCAACTCAACTCATCAAacagctctctcacctctcctGTCTCAACTGAAAACCTGATTGCCAGTAGTGTAATGGCAGTTTGCTTCATACTGGGAGTTCCTGCTAACATAGCAGTAATGGTACGTCTTGCTGGATGGCTGAAGGGAGGCAGCTTCACTCCGAGACTGATGCTAAGCCTGGCCATATCAGATGTTCTCACTCTGCTTTCTCTGCCGGTTTGGATTTGGTCTCTTCTGCATAGCTGGGTCTTTGGCTTGTTCCTGTGTAAGCTTCTCTCCTACTTGGTGTACTTCAGCCTCTACTGTAGCATACTGTGTGTGATGTTGATGAGTGTACAGCGATACATACAAGTGCTACATCCTCAGGAATGGAAGAAGCTTGgcagaaaaggaaagaagatcCTTGTGAGTGGGATGTGGATTTTAAGTGGAGTATTATCATCTTATGCTCTTGTACAGCGCAATCTAAGCAAAGACAGTGAAGGACTGCTTCACTGCAAGAGATGCTATCGGAATGATGTTGAAAGAGTGGCTACTTTAATCTGGGAGATTATACTGTTTGTGATTTTGTTCCTCACACTGAGTTACTTATACTTTCAGCTTTACCGGGGAGTTAATAAGTCAGCTTTCTTTAGCAGTAACTTAATGACAAAGCTGGTGACCAGAATTGTGgcatgtttctttattttttgggtCCCGTTTCAAATCTCCAACATTGTGCTCATCATTGCTGTGTTGCTTGGGAATGACAGTCTGTTAAAATCTGCGGACTCTGGAGACAACATTGCTATAGCTCTGACTTTTATTAACAGTTGTGTGAACCCCTTCCTGTACGCCTTCTCCGCTCGGATTCTACATCAGCAAACAGCTGGAATAGAAAATGCTTAG